The Deltaproteobacteria bacterium genome has a window encoding:
- the kdpA gene encoding potassium-transporting ATPase subunit KdpA, translating into MSGFDVAQIILFFAVLTAAVKPLGSYMARVYEGEPVFLTRVFGPVERFIYRVCGVGDEEMDWKSYAKALGAFSLVDFVALYALQRLQGVLPLNPQGFGGLTRHLSFNTAASFVSNTNWQAYGGESTMSHLTQMLGLGVQNFVSAAAGIAVLVALIRGLTRRSALTIGNFWRDLVRGTLYIFAPLSLVLALALVAQGVPQTFHKDMPVELTQSIAGADGQVVTEQTISVGPVASQVAIKQLGTNGGGFYNVNSAHPLENPTPLSNFLQMLSILLIPAALTYTFGRMARSPRQGWVLYAAMLIVTAAALGAAVWAESVANPQLTALGMDASAGNMEGKEVRFGIANSALWATATTAASNGSVNSMHDSFMPLGGLVPLVMIQLGEVIFGGVGSGLYGLLMFVFVAVFVAGLMIGRTPEYLGKKIEAFEMKMASVVILIPALLILVGTAAAVLIPKAASAIANPGAHGFSEILYAFSSAAGNNGSAFAGLSANQPFYNYALGFAMLAGRFLIMLPVLAAAGSLGKKNIVPQSAGTLPTHTPLFVGLLVATVMLVGALTFIPALALGPIVEHLTLFHP; encoded by the coding sequence ATGAGCGGATTCGATGTCGCGCAGATCATTCTGTTCTTCGCGGTCCTGACGGCGGCGGTAAAGCCGCTCGGGTCGTACATGGCCCGCGTCTATGAAGGTGAGCCCGTCTTCCTGACGCGCGTCTTCGGCCCGGTCGAGCGCTTTATCTATCGCGTGTGCGGCGTCGGCGACGAGGAAATGGACTGGAAGTCCTACGCAAAGGCTTTGGGCGCATTCAGCCTGGTTGATTTCGTCGCGCTGTATGCGTTGCAGCGACTTCAGGGTGTGCTCCCGCTCAACCCACAGGGATTCGGTGGGCTCACGCGCCATCTGTCGTTCAACACGGCGGCGAGCTTTGTTTCGAACACCAACTGGCAAGCCTACGGCGGCGAGAGCACGATGAGCCATCTCACGCAGATGCTCGGCCTCGGCGTCCAGAACTTCGTGTCGGCCGCCGCGGGCATCGCCGTGCTCGTCGCGCTCATCCGCGGGCTGACGCGCAGGAGCGCGTTGACGATCGGCAACTTCTGGCGCGATCTCGTCCGCGGCACGCTCTACATTTTCGCGCCGCTGTCGCTCGTGCTCGCGCTGGCGCTGGTGGCGCAGGGCGTTCCGCAGACCTTCCACAAGGATATGCCGGTCGAGCTGACGCAGTCCATCGCCGGCGCCGATGGTCAGGTGGTCACGGAGCAGACGATCAGCGTCGGCCCGGTCGCGTCGCAGGTCGCCATCAAGCAACTCGGCACCAACGGCGGCGGATTCTACAACGTCAACTCGGCGCACCCGCTCGAAAACCCGACGCCGCTGTCGAATTTCCTTCAGATGCTCTCGATCCTGCTCATCCCCGCCGCGCTGACGTACACCTTCGGCCGCATGGCGCGCAGTCCCCGGCAGGGCTGGGTCCTCTACGCGGCGATGCTGATCGTCACGGCGGCGGCGCTCGGCGCGGCGGTGTGGGCGGAATCCGTCGCCAATCCGCAACTCACCGCGCTCGGCATGGACGCCTCCGCCGGCAACATGGAAGGCAAGGAGGTGCGGTTCGGCATCGCGAACTCGGCCCTGTGGGCGACCGCGACCACCGCCGCGTCGAACGGCTCCGTGAACTCGATGCACGACTCCTTCATGCCGCTCGGCGGGCTGGTGCCGCTCGTGATGATCCAACTCGGCGAGGTCATCTTCGGCGGCGTCGGCAGCGGGCTGTACGGCCTGCTGATGTTCGTGTTCGTCGCCGTCTTCGTGGCGGGGCTGATGATCGGCCGCACGCCCGAGTACCTGGGCAAGAAGATCGAGGCATTCGAGATGAAGATGGCGTCGGTCGTCATCCTCATTCCCGCCCTGCTGATCCTCGTCGGGACCGCCGCCGCCGTGCTCATTCCCAAGGCCGCCAGTGCGATCGCCAACCCGGGCGCGCACGGTTTCTCCGAGATCCTGTACGCGTTTTCGTCCGCGGCCGGCAACAACGGCAGCGCGTTCGCGGGGCTTTCGGCGAATCAGCCTTTCTACAACTACGCCCTCGGGTTCGCGATGCTGGCCGGGCGCTTCCTCATCATGCTGCCCGTTCTCGCCGCCGCGGGCTCGCTTGGGAAAAAGAACATCGTGCCCCAAAGCGCCGGGACCCTGCCCACGCACACGCCGCTGTTCGTCGGGCTGCTGGTGGCGACCGTGATGCTGGTCGGCGCGCTGACGTTCATCCCCGCGCTCGCGCTCGGGCCGATCGTCGAACACCTCACGCTCTTTCACCCGTAA
- a CDS encoding potassium-transporting ATPase subunit F: MSDSGFSSVSPTESRRIPTMEILGAFVSIALAIYLALALLRPEMFS, translated from the coding sequence TTGTCGGATTCTGGTTTCTCGTCGGTCTCGCCGACCGAGTCTAGGAGGATTCCCACGATGGAAATACTCGGTGCATTCGTGTCGATCGCGCTCGCGATCTATCTCGCGCTGGCGCTGCTTCGGCCGGAGATGTTTTCATGA
- a CDS encoding type II secretion system F family protein has translation MAKANDPGKTGAVKSATADAVGPASGQQVRESIKETILQKMKEDASSAVPPPKAKAEPAARPTMAAPADDPIGPTRFVRRKVDGKTISVFLRQMSILLGSGVPLSRCLSILLSRARSSEFREVLTHVMQDVERGEQLWVALGRFPQVFNTMVVNVMRTGEESGSLVKVTSYLSEYRDREEEMLRTVQRSITYPLFLLILAIAVVLVLITTVIPIFAKQFAIAKVPLPWPTKVVVGLSEALTNFWLMGAVVVLVGYLIYRRANQRGGVKPWLDRIRLVTPIFGRILTNVYVVQFSSMMAILMRAGLPMLRTLDLIQRTMDNTLFNEAFADIKDNVERGRTLQESCARHAVFPPMVHDLIAVGEDAGTMPDVLDQVAEIYQKEVDHETAIIGTLLEPILIVGLGLIIGFIALSVFWPYVEMVKVIVP, from the coding sequence ATGGCGAAAGCGAACGATCCCGGCAAAACCGGCGCCGTGAAATCGGCGACCGCCGACGCGGTCGGGCCCGCGTCTGGGCAGCAGGTTCGCGAGTCGATCAAGGAGACGATTCTGCAGAAAATGAAGGAGGACGCGTCGTCGGCGGTTCCGCCGCCCAAGGCGAAGGCGGAACCCGCGGCGCGCCCGACGATGGCTGCGCCGGCGGATGATCCCATCGGGCCGACGCGATTCGTGCGCCGCAAGGTGGACGGCAAAACGATCAGTGTGTTCCTGCGGCAGATGTCGATTCTTCTGGGGTCGGGCGTGCCGCTCTCGCGCTGCCTGTCGATCCTGCTGTCGCGGGCGCGCTCGTCGGAGTTCCGAGAGGTTTTGACGCACGTGATGCAGGACGTGGAACGCGGCGAGCAACTGTGGGTGGCGCTCGGTCGGTTTCCGCAGGTCTTCAACACGATGGTCGTCAACGTCATGCGCACCGGCGAGGAGAGCGGCTCGTTGGTCAAGGTGACGAGTTATCTCTCCGAGTACCGCGATCGCGAGGAAGAGATGCTGCGCACGGTGCAGCGCTCCATCACGTATCCGCTATTCCTGCTCATTCTGGCGATCGCCGTCGTACTGGTCCTCATCACCACGGTGATCCCGATCTTCGCCAAACAGTTCGCGATCGCGAAGGTGCCGCTGCCCTGGCCGACCAAGGTGGTCGTCGGTCTGTCCGAAGCCCTGACGAATTTCTGGCTGATGGGCGCCGTCGTCGTGCTCGTGGGATATCTGATCTACCGGCGTGCCAATCAACGCGGCGGCGTCAAGCCGTGGCTCGACCGCATCCGGCTCGTCACGCCGATCTTCGGGCGCATTCTGACCAACGTGTACGTCGTGCAGTTCTCTTCGATGATGGCGATTCTGATGCGCGCGGGGCTGCCCATGCTGCGTACGCTCGACCTCATCCAGCGCACGATGGACAACACGCTCTTCAACGAAGCCTTCGCCGACATCAAGGACAACGTCGAGCGCGGACGTACGCTGCAGGAATCGTGTGCGCGTCACGCGGTTTTCCCGCCGATGGTGCACGACCTCATCGCGGTGGGCGAAGACGCCGGCACGATGCCCGACGTGCTCGACCAGGTCGCCGAGATCTACCAGAAGGAAGTCGATCACGAGACGGCGATCATCGGCACGCTGCTCGAACCGATCCTGATCGTGGGCCTCGGCCTCATCATCGGGTTCATCGCCCTGTCCGTGTTCTGGCCCTACGTCGAGATGGTCAAGGTCATCGTGCCCTGA
- a CDS encoding type II/IV secretion system protein has product MTEVQAEPVRGGSSALLQFESDSAVELVATLVEKAVEARATDIHIEPRRHDFQIRYRVDGFLYLVAQVDKNTGREIVSRIKILADMDITERRLPQDGHFRFGTDAAEYDMRISTVPTHFGERMEIRLAEGGKIFTRIQELGMNEEDVETVNGFIRRPHGIVLATGPVGSGKTTTLYSCISHIDKNVVNVMTIEDPIEYIIPGANQIEVNYRVNFDFVHGLRAILRQDPNVILVGEIRDEETARIAIRAGMTGMLVFSTLHSNDAVGAVTTLANFHINRFLIANALVGAVAQRLVRKICPECAKSVKLMESVKKALRVTEADARKSYSLRKGDGCDACLGTGYRGRTGVFEVFPVTPRCRTLIMNNESEEAIRSAAVEDGMTPLHEAALQKVREGVTTVDEFVRVIG; this is encoded by the coding sequence GTGACCGAAGTCCAAGCCGAACCTGTCCGCGGCGGGTCCTCCGCTCTTCTTCAGTTCGAAAGCGACTCGGCGGTCGAGCTGGTCGCGACGCTCGTGGAAAAAGCGGTCGAGGCCCGCGCCACCGACATCCACATCGAGCCGCGCCGCCACGATTTTCAGATCCGCTACCGCGTGGACGGATTCCTCTACCTCGTCGCGCAGGTCGACAAAAACACCGGCCGCGAGATCGTGTCGCGCATCAAGATCCTCGCCGACATGGACATCACCGAGCGCCGCCTCCCGCAGGACGGGCACTTCCGTTTCGGCACCGACGCCGCGGAATACGACATGCGCATCTCGACCGTGCCCACGCACTTCGGCGAACGCATGGAGATCCGTCTCGCCGAGGGCGGCAAGATCTTCACGCGTATCCAGGAACTGGGCATGAACGAGGAGGACGTCGAGACCGTGAACGGCTTCATCCGCCGGCCTCACGGCATCGTCCTCGCCACGGGACCGGTGGGTTCGGGCAAGACGACCACTCTTTATTCGTGCATCTCGCACATCGACAAAAACGTGGTCAACGTGATGACGATCGAGGACCCGATCGAGTACATCATCCCCGGCGCGAACCAGATCGAGGTCAACTACCGCGTCAACTTCGACTTCGTCCATGGCCTGCGCGCGATCCTTCGTCAGGACCCGAACGTCATCCTCGTGGGCGAGATCCGCGACGAGGAGACGGCGCGCATCGCCATCCGCGCGGGCATGACGGGCATGCTCGTCTTTTCGACGCTGCACTCCAACGACGCGGTCGGCGCGGTGACGACGCTGGCGAACTTCCACATCAATCGCTTCCTCATCGCCAACGCCCTTGTCGGCGCGGTGGCGCAGCGCCTTGTACGCAAGATCTGTCCCGAGTGCGCCAAGTCGGTGAAGCTGATGGAGAGCGTGAAAAAGGCGCTCAGGGTGACCGAGGCGGACGCGCGGAAGAGTTATTCGCTTCGCAAGGGCGACGGGTGCGACGCGTGCCTGGGTACGGGATACCGGGGACGCACGGGCGTCTTCGAGGTCTTCCCCGTCACGCCGCGTTGCCGCACTCTCATTATGAACAACGAATCGGAAGAGGCGATCCGGAGCGCCGCGGTCGAGGACGGCATGACGCCGTTGCACGAGGCGGCATTGCAAAAGGTGCGCGAGGGCGTGACCACGGTGGATGAGTTTGTTCGCGTGATCGGTTGA
- a CDS encoding DUF1566 domain-containing protein yields the protein MRRAAKIFLAILIVSALAACTGHPPRLETLPEGTPRYSLTDYGSILDRAAGLEWFVGPDSKTFVADAQRFVQQLRAGGHDDWRLPTIGELRSIREKGAGPKNLPAPFTTRGDMIWSDRHNLFGYGYLRLVNGSVGYDTRARRKHGFRVFAVRELSRH from the coding sequence TTGCGTCGCGCTGCCAAGATCTTCCTCGCCATCCTGATCGTTTCCGCTCTGGCGGCCTGCACCGGGCATCCCCCGCGTTTGGAGACATTGCCCGAGGGAACTCCCCGGTATTCCTTGACGGACTACGGCTCGATACTCGACCGAGCCGCGGGGCTCGAGTGGTTCGTCGGCCCCGACTCGAAAACCTTCGTTGCCGATGCGCAGCGATTCGTGCAGCAACTGCGTGCGGGCGGCCATGACGACTGGCGCTTGCCGACGATCGGCGAACTGCGTTCGATTCGCGAAAAAGGTGCGGGGCCGAAGAATTTGCCCGCGCCGTTCACCACGCGGGGCGACATGATCTGGAGCGACCGGCACAACCTGTTCGGCTACGGGTACCTGCGTCTCGTCAATGGGTCCGTCGGGTACGACACGCGCGCGCGGCGAAAGCATGGCTTTCGCGTCTTCGCCGTCCGCGAGCTGTCGAGGCACTGA
- a CDS encoding PHP domain-containing protein — protein MLWNRSRMNVRRGPVAIGLVSIIALIFVAACEDAEEFREARAYKIDSRSQLIGGPKALGTLGDYMLENDKIRVIVNGQPTDMTGGMPNKWGGAIIDADIQRVESFFDPAVGGKDALVEILPIMDVKTFGYDNVYDSGPIVRVPQDAVEILRDGGDGNTAEVRVKGVIHELIPLLQLIPVPLSFLPVEAETTYSLAPGDNFVKISTTFRLLNQDGSEPSETFEVPIRPISADDNPIASILTGDVFGDALFYGDSLDVIGPGLFGFSSSFFIEDLFDAGRSTFTDTPVVDWSAGAGDGIGYALVSPNGPLSFPVMESFLTIAFQQLTEDGYAFPKPGSSYTYERFLVVDEGDIGGLLDHVVEIRDWPYGKVEGRVLEEGLGRAASDVNVLVFKHPRFTADGSLVPFVDDFDEMNSYLKSLDSDSVDTLRLVPYSRFKTDVLRVDQVADGSFAGRLPVNEETREENYLLMVSGPGNVRGKLLPLRVRDGATEKVSLTLPATGKVKFSVRSLDPEGPAEPCKVTVIGTNGEAIADPIIGEDFLPAGEVKIVHTLNGEGEVDLPAGTYRLVAGRGPEYTVDEKTVTVTVLETQTAHFTIDRVVDSSGYVSGDLHVHSNYSPDSGVVLEKRVKSIFAEDVDVVASSDHDVITNYRPALEDLGMASRILFMPGDELSHFSYAHFNAYPLKYDQTKISGGAPNWRLPSPSTTLPDGSVMPMYTPQDCFDALRARGDRDMIDQDPMVVVNHGQESFTGYFRAFGFEQNYGVFDTADILTALDPVINQGEFLAEDPSVNFSWDFDGMEVLNSKRFHDFRTITVEEVPENDLGQPGRPETPFINAIVRTGDEQLRIKDGDLRLDHSNRGMIDDYFTLLALGKRVTALGTSDTHSTSSTELGKCRTYVASTTDAPEFVDPDEFITNLKNGRTVATCGPFVETWVNGRTMGSDVYDGDGEIELRIKAQAPQWMSLDRLEIYGNGVLIGEIGRDATDHFLGCRTQGLDIAPVNRAVRFDDKLTCEVERDTFINVIAVGYEGMTPMSNPVDGPTVEITDSLILGVNQLLDSWLGLTNLLAPSTVLARNHEIYPYAFTGAIWVDTDGYDADGDGHAYDGPGFVPGWFDDDEQSSIAKSGDQKTLLSVAAAKGKMYSMTSGLRSPQKAHADALAEQREREENARGCGAIW, from the coding sequence ATGTTGTGGAACCGTTCCCGGATGAACGTCCGGCGCGGCCCGGTTGCGATCGGTCTCGTGTCGATCATCGCCCTGATTTTCGTCGCCGCATGCGAGGACGCCGAGGAGTTTCGCGAAGCCCGCGCCTACAAGATCGACAGCCGATCGCAGCTCATCGGCGGCCCGAAGGCGCTGGGCACCCTCGGCGACTACATGCTCGAAAACGACAAGATCCGGGTCATCGTCAACGGCCAGCCCACCGACATGACCGGCGGCATGCCCAACAAGTGGGGCGGCGCGATCATCGACGCCGACATCCAGCGCGTGGAGAGTTTCTTCGACCCGGCGGTCGGCGGGAAAGACGCCCTGGTCGAGATCCTGCCCATCATGGACGTGAAGACCTTCGGCTACGACAACGTGTACGACAGCGGCCCCATCGTGCGCGTGCCGCAGGATGCCGTCGAGATCCTGCGCGATGGCGGCGACGGCAATACGGCCGAGGTGCGCGTGAAAGGCGTGATCCACGAACTCATCCCCTTGCTGCAACTCATCCCCGTGCCGCTCTCGTTCCTGCCCGTCGAGGCCGAGACGACGTACAGCCTCGCGCCCGGTGACAACTTCGTGAAGATTTCGACGACGTTTCGTCTGCTCAATCAGGACGGCAGCGAGCCGAGCGAAACGTTCGAGGTCCCGATTCGGCCGATCTCCGCGGACGACAACCCGATCGCCTCGATCCTGACCGGCGACGTCTTCGGCGACGCGCTCTTTTACGGCGATTCACTCGACGTCATCGGCCCCGGCCTCTTCGGATTCTCGTCGAGCTTCTTCATCGAAGACCTCTTCGACGCGGGACGCTCGACCTTCACCGACACGCCCGTCGTGGACTGGTCCGCGGGCGCGGGGGACGGCATCGGCTACGCGCTCGTCTCGCCGAACGGTCCGCTCTCGTTTCCGGTCATGGAGAGCTTTCTGACGATCGCCTTCCAGCAGCTCACCGAAGACGGCTACGCGTTCCCCAAGCCGGGAAGCTCGTACACTTACGAGCGCTTCCTCGTGGTGGATGAGGGCGACATCGGCGGACTGCTCGATCACGTCGTGGAAATCCGCGACTGGCCTTACGGTAAAGTCGAGGGGCGTGTGCTGGAAGAAGGGCTCGGGCGCGCCGCGAGCGACGTGAACGTGCTCGTCTTCAAGCATCCTCGTTTCACCGCGGACGGCAGCCTCGTGCCGTTCGTCGATGACTTCGACGAGATGAACTCCTATCTCAAGTCGCTCGACTCCGATTCCGTCGATACGCTTCGCCTCGTGCCGTACAGCCGTTTCAAGACGGATGTGCTGCGCGTCGATCAGGTCGCGGACGGCAGCTTCGCCGGACGGTTGCCGGTGAACGAGGAAACGCGCGAGGAGAATTACCTGCTCATGGTTTCCGGTCCGGGCAACGTGCGCGGCAAGCTGCTGCCGCTCCGAGTCCGCGACGGAGCAACGGAAAAGGTCTCGCTCACGCTGCCCGCCACCGGCAAGGTGAAATTCTCGGTACGCAGCCTCGATCCCGAGGGGCCCGCCGAGCCGTGCAAGGTCACCGTCATCGGCACGAACGGCGAGGCGATCGCCGATCCGATCATCGGCGAGGACTTTCTGCCGGCCGGCGAGGTGAAAATCGTCCACACGCTGAACGGCGAGGGCGAGGTCGATCTGCCCGCGGGCACCTATCGCCTCGTCGCGGGGCGCGGGCCCGAATACACCGTGGACGAAAAGACCGTCACCGTGACCGTGCTGGAGACGCAGACGGCCCACTTCACCATCGACCGCGTCGTCGACAGCTCCGGTTATGTCTCCGGCGACCTGCACGTGCACAGCAATTACAGCCCCGATTCGGGCGTGGTGCTCGAAAAGCGCGTGAAGTCGATCTTCGCCGAGGACGTGGACGTCGTCGCGAGTTCCGACCACGACGTCATCACGAACTATCGCCCTGCGCTCGAAGACCTCGGCATGGCAAGCCGCATCCTCTTCATGCCGGGCGACGAGCTGTCGCACTTCAGCTACGCGCACTTCAACGCCTACCCGCTGAAGTACGACCAGACGAAAATCTCCGGCGGCGCGCCGAACTGGCGGCTGCCGAGCCCTTCGACCACCCTGCCCGACGGCTCGGTGATGCCGATGTACACGCCGCAGGACTGCTTCGATGCGCTGCGTGCGCGCGGCGACCGCGACATGATCGACCAAGACCCCATGGTCGTCGTGAACCACGGGCAGGAGTCGTTCACCGGCTATTTCCGCGCATTCGGATTCGAGCAGAACTACGGCGTCTTCGACACGGCCGACATCCTCACCGCCCTCGATCCCGTCATCAATCAGGGCGAGTTTCTGGCCGAGGACCCGTCCGTGAATTTCTCGTGGGACTTCGACGGCATGGAGGTGCTCAACTCCAAGCGCTTCCACGACTTCCGTACGATCACCGTCGAGGAGGTGCCCGAGAACGACCTGGGCCAGCCCGGCCGCCCCGAGACGCCTTTCATCAACGCGATCGTGCGCACCGGCGACGAACAGCTCCGCATCAAGGACGGCGATCTGCGTCTCGACCACAGCAACCGCGGAATGATCGACGACTACTTCACCCTGCTCGCCCTGGGCAAACGCGTCACGGCCCTCGGCACCTCCGACACGCACTCCACGTCGTCCACCGAACTCGGCAAGTGCCGCACCTACGTCGCGAGCACCACCGATGCGCCGGAGTTCGTCGATCCCGACGAGTTCATCACGAACCTGAAAAACGGCCGGACGGTCGCGACCTGCGGCCCCTTCGTCGAAACGTGGGTAAACGGCCGCACGATGGGGTCGGACGTGTACGACGGCGACGGCGAGATCGAGCTGCGCATCAAGGCGCAGGCGCCGCAGTGGATGTCGCTGGATCGGCTCGAGATCTACGGCAACGGCGTACTGATCGGCGAGATCGGTCGCGACGCCACCGACCATTTCCTCGGTTGCCGCACGCAGGGCCTCGACATCGCGCCGGTGAATCGCGCGGTGCGTTTCGACGACAAGCTGACCTGCGAGGTGGAGCGCGACACCTTCATCAACGTCATCGCCGTCGGCTACGAGGGCATGACCCCGATGAGCAACCCGGTGGACGGGCCGACGGTCGAGATCACCGACTCCCTCATTCTCGGTGTCAATCAGCTTCTCGACTCCTGGCTCGGCCTGACGAATCTGCTCGCGCCCTCCACGGTCCTCGCGCGCAACCACGAGATCTACCCCTACGCGTTCACCGGGGCGATCTGGGTGGACACCGACGGCTACGACGCCGACGGCGACGGCCACGCCTACGATGGTCCGGGGTTCGTACCCGGTTGGTTCGACGACGACGAGCAATCGTCGATCGCGAAGTCGGGCGACCAAAAGACGTTGCTCTCGGTGGCCGCGGCCAAAGGCAAGATGTACTCGATGACCTCGGGACTGCGTTCGCCGCAAAAGGCCCACGCCGATGCCTTGGCCGAGCAGCGGGAGCGGGAAGAGAACGCGCGAGGGTGCGGCGCGATCTGGTAG